From the Prunus dulcis chromosome 4, ALMONDv2, whole genome shotgun sequence genome, one window contains:
- the LOC117625253 gene encoding (13S,14R)-1,13-dihydroxy-N-methylcanadine 13-O-acetyltransferase AT1-like — protein sequence MATEIKVEIIQRQTVKPSSPTPHHLRNYKLSILDQMAHQTYIPILLFYPNAADATSNNVMATNERSKTLTHFYPLAGRIKGDAAIECNDDGAEFVEAPVKCSLLEIFEHPDAEMLRQFLPVEPESREGGTGTLLLVQVNLFECGGMSIGFSVSHKFGGATTLSTFINCWTAAAHDQSNMLMLPKFGAASLFSPLNFSNSEPLPSVEVDKEKFIRRRFVFDASKIAALQSKVTSSVVPKPTSV from the exons ATGGCCACAGAAATCAAGGTTGAAATCATCCAAAGGCAAACAGTTAAACCATCCTCCCCAACTCCTCATCACCTTAGAAATTATAAGCTCTCTATTTTGGATCAGATGGCCCATCAAACCTACATCCCAATCCTTCTCTTCTATCCCAATGCTGCTGATGCTACTAGCAACAATGTCATGGCCACCAATGAAAGAT CTAAAACTCTCACTCACTTCTACCCTTTGGCAGGAAGAATCAAAGGTGACGCCGCGATTGAATGTAACGATGATGGAGCTGAGTTTGTGGAAGCCCCAGTCAAGTGTTCCTTATTGGAGATTTTCGAACACCCAGATGCCGAGATGTTAAGACAATTCCTACCAGTTGAACCAGAGTCCAGAGAAGGGGGCACCGGCACGTTGCTTCTTGTTCAAGTCAACTTGTTTGAGTGTGGTGGAATGTCAATTGGGTTTAGCGTTTCTCATAAGTTTGGTGGTGCCACAACATTAAGCACATTCATCAATTGTTGGACTGCAGCTGCCCATGATCAGTCAAATATGTTAATGCTTCCCAAATTTGGTGCTGCATCTCTGTTTTCTCCACTAAATTTCTCTAACTCAGAGCCACTGCCATCTGTGGAAGTCGATAAGGAAAAGTTCATAAGAAGGAGGTTTGTGTTTGATGCCTCAAAGATTGCTGCTCTCCAATCAAAGGTAACCAGCTCAGTTGTGCCCAAACCAACAAGTGTATAA
- the LOC117626045 gene encoding stemmadenine O-acetyltransferase-like, with the protein MATEIKVEIIQRQTVKPSSPTPHHLRNYKLSILDQMAHQTYIPILLFYPNAADATSNNVMATNERCQYLMQSLAKTLTHFYPLAGRIKGDAAIECNDDGAEFVEARVKCSLSEIFEHPDAEMLRQFLPVEPESREAGTGTLLRVQVNLFECGGMSIGFSISHKFGDATTLSTFINCWTAAAHDQSNMLMLPKFGAASLFSPLNFTNSEPQPSVEVDKEKFITRRFVFDASKIAALQSKVTSSVVPKPTRVEAVSALIWKCKIEASSRSSSNMSGTSLIRPSVFCHTVNMRKMAVPPLPENLVGNLVDYSTTNYSHSGENTTVIDLKGLVAKIRGGLEERKELSAAGVVFDSNEAWKKVILYINLMKNDDIDKFMCSSWCRFPFYEADFGWGKPSWVSYVAVGLNNVTVLMDKRDDNGIEAWVTLNQENMALFESNKELLEYASLNPRVTN; encoded by the coding sequence CCTCCCCAACTCCTCATCACCTTAGAAATTATAAGCTCTCTATTTTGGATCAGATGGCCCATCAAACCTACATCCCAATCCTTCTCTTCTATCCCAATGCTGCTGATGCTACTAGCAACAATGTCATGGCCACCAATGAAAGATGTCAGTATCTAATGCAATCCTTAGCTAAAACTCTCACTCACTTCTACCCTTTGGCAGGAAGAATCAAAGGTGACGCTGCGATTGAATGTAACGATGATGGAGCTGAGTTTGTGGAAGCCCGAGTCAAGTGTTCCTTATCGGAGATTTTCGAACACCCAGATGCCGAGATGTTAAGACAATTCCTACCAGTTGAACCCGAGTCCAGAGAAGCGGGCACCGGCACGTTGCTTCGTGTTCAAGTCAACTTGTTTGAGTGTGGTGGAATGTCAATTGGGTTTAGCATTTCTCATAAGTTTGGAGATGCCACAACATTAAGCACATTCATCAATTGTTGGACTGCAGCTGCCCATGATCAGTCAAATATGTTAATGCTTCCCAAATTTGGTGCGGCATCTCTGTTTTCTCCATTAAATTTCACTAACTCAGAGCCACAGCCATCTGTGGAAGTCGATAAGGAAAAGTTCATAACAAGGAGGTTTGTGTTTGATGCCTCAAAGATTGCTGCTCTCCAATCTAAGGTAACCAGCTCAGTTGTGCCCAAACCAACAAGAGTAGAAGCAGTTTCAGCACTCATTTGGAAATGCAAAATTGAAGCATCATCCAGATCATCATCAAACATGTCGGGGACTAGCCTAATAAGGCCATCAGTCTTCTGTCACACTGTGAACATGCGTAAAATGGCCGTGCCACCCTTACCAGAAAACTTGGTTGGGAATCTAGTAGATTATTCGACAACCAACTATTCTCACTCTGGAGAGAATACTACTGTGATAGATTTGAAAGGCTTGGTGGCAAAAATCAGGGGAGGacttgaagaaagaaaagaactttCTGCTGCAGGAGTAGTATTTGATTCTAACGAAGCATGGAAAAAAGTGATATTGTACATAAACCTGATGAAAAATGATGACATAGACAAGTTTATGTGCTCAAGTTGGTGTAGGTTTCCATTTTATGAAGCCGATTTCGGGTGGGGAAAGCCATCATGGGTGAGCTACGTTGCTGTTGGACTTAACAATGTAACGGTTTTGATGGACAAAAGAGATGACAATGGAATAGAAGCATGGGTGACTCTGAACCAAGAGAATATGGCCTTATTTGAAAGCAACAAGGAGCTGCTTGAATATGCTTCTCTGAACCCTAGGGTCACCAACTAA
- the LOC117625254 gene encoding uncharacterized protein LOC117625254 encodes MENQDDNHLQVIWVVALMEKGITIPESKKKKAAEETSTEEDDEKMVAILMKDAKALGIIQNSVSDKIFPCIAMLIKLKWHGICYMKNIMVVTMSDRYKGKPECYNYEKFGHLARECTASKNVQKANCANQMEVTGNLFYANNTIAATNVIGEWYINSGYSNHMTRNESLLTDIRTNVVGKVQMPNGELVNVAGMGTLAIDTTKGKKYIKEVMYLPGLKENLLSVGQMDEHGYYLVFGGKLCSIFEGPSLECLVIKVEMKRNRCYPLALLSNDHIALKASVSNFTWTWHKRLGQLHLKGLSQLKEKDMVHGLPFMEKVDGVCEGCHLGKQH; translated from the exons ATGGAGAATCAAGATGATAACCATCTTCAAGTCATATGGGTTGTGGCTCTGATGGAGAAAGGAATTACGATTCCAGaatcgaagaagaagaaggcagCTGAGGAAACATCTacagaggaagatgatgagaAGATGGTTGCGATTCTTATGAAGGATGCAAAAGCTCTGGGGATTATTCAGAACTCAGTTTCTGATAAGATCTTCCCTTGCATTGCTATGCTGATTAAGCTAAAATGGCATGGAATCTGCTATATGAAGAATATCATGGTGGTGACCATGTCAGATAG ATACAAGGGAAAGCCTGAGTGTTACAACTATGAGAAATTTGGACATTTGGCTAGAGAGTGTACTGCAAGCAAGAATGTACAAAAAGCAAACTGTGCAAATCAAATGGAAGTGACTGGAAACCTATTCTATGCCAACAATACTATTGCTGCCACAAATGTTATTGGAGAATGGTATATAAACAGTGGTTATAGCAACCACATGACTAGAAATGAGAGTTTGCTGACAGATATCAGAACAAATGTGGTAGGCAAGGTACAAATGCCAAATGGTGAGCTTGTGAATGTAGCTGGAATGGGCACATTGGCAATTGATACTACCAAAGGCAAAAAGTATATCAAGGAAGTGATGTATCTTCCTGGACTGAAAGAGAATTTACTAAGTGTGGGCCAAATGGATGAACATGGTTACTATCTAGTATTTGGAGGAAAATTGTGTAGCATCTTTGAAGGTCCTTCACTAGAGTGTCTTGTAATCAAAGTAGAGATGAAAAGGAATAGGTGTTATCCCTTGGCACTATTATCTAATGATCATATTGCACTAAAGGCAAGTGTATCTAACTTTACTTGGACATGGCACAAAAGGTTGGGTCAGCTGCATCTAAAAGGACTAAGTCAactcaaagaaaaagatatgGTGCATGGACTGCCATTCATGGAAAAGGTTGATGGAGTCTGTGAAGGATGTCATCTTGGAAAGCAGCATTGA